The nucleotide sequence GCTTCGAGCTGTCCTGGCTGAATGCACGCGGCAAGCCGCAGGTGGGCATTGCCACCTTCCGCATTCCGGCCGACAGCCCCAATCTGATCGAGTCCAAATCGTTCAAGCTCTACCTGAACAGCTATAACCAGACCCGTATTGCCAGCCTGGCCGAGCTGCAGGCGCAGCTGGCGCTGGACCTGTCCAATGCCGCCGGCCGCCCGGTATCGGTCAGCGTGCAGCTGCCGCAGGACTTTGCCGCAGAGCGCATTGCCGAGCTGGATGGTGACTATATCGACGAGCAGGACATCGCCGTGGACAACTACGCCCCCTGCCCGGACATCCTGCACGCCGATAGTGGCAATATCGTCAGCGAGACCCTGTGCAGCAATCTGCTCAAGTCCAACTGTCTGGTGACCGGCCAGCCAGACTGGGGCAGCGTACAGATCAGCTATACCGGCCCCCAGCTGGAACGCGAGGCCCTGCTGCGCTACCTGATCGGCTTCCGCCAGCACAATGAATTCCACGAGCAGTGCGTGGAGCGCATCTTTACCGACATCCTGCGCGCCTGCGCGCCGCAGCAGCTGACGGTGTACGCCCGCTACACCCGCCGTGGCGGCCTGGACATCAACCCGTGGCGCAGCAATGGTGCCGAGCCGCCACTGCACAACACCCGCACGGCTCGGCAGTAAGTTGGCCGTCCAAAGTAAAAAAGCCTGCTTGTCGTCCAAGCAGGCTTTTTTGCGGGCAACACCCGGCCATCAAAACGGTACGGGGGCCTCGAATTCCATTTCTTCACGGGTAATCGGGTGGCGCAATACCAGCCGCGAGGCGTGCAGCAGCAGACGCTCGGCCTTGGCCAGCACTTCCGGCGGCGCGTAAATGTCATCGCCCAGAATGGGATGGCCGCTTTCCAGATGCAGCATGTGCATGCGCAACTGGTGGGCGCGGCCGGTTTGCGGGTCCAGTTCCATGCGCGAGGTCTGACGCAGGGAGTCGCGCAATACCACGCGGTAATGGGTGATGGCTTGCTTGCCCTCGACCAGATCGACCTTCTGCCGTGGCCGGTTGGGCCAATCGATGATCAGCGGCAGGTCGATGGTGCCGCTATTGCTTTCCACAATACCGTCCACCACGGCGATATAGCGCTTTTTCACCTTGCGATCCATAAAGGCAATCGACAGCGCGCGCTGCATGGCCGCCCCACGGCCAAACACCATCAGGCCGGAGGTGGCCATATCCAGGCGGTGCACGGTAAGCGCATCCGGATACACTTGCTGCACCCGGCTGACCAGACAATCCTCCTTGCCCTCGCCACGCCCGGGCACCGACAGCAGGCCGGACGGTTTGTCCACCACCACCAGGCAGTCGTCGGCATAAATCACCGCCAGGCCGGTATCCGGCGGCGGGGTGTAGGTTTCCAGATTATGGGCTTGGGTCATGGCAGCACACCGCGCCCGGCCTTGCAGCAGGCGCGCAAAAAACGAAGAACGGGCGATTATCGTATTCCCGGCCCGGCTTCACAAGCTGTCACCCTGCATTTGCCGGGGAATTGCCACTTGAAATGCCTGGCCATTGCCATCACCCTGTCATGCTTACCCTACCCAAGCCCATGCAAGGAGTTGTCATGCCGGAGCGCTTTTATCTCGACCCTTACCAACGCCAGCTGGAAACCACCGTCGTGCGCCATGACGATGCCGGCCTGGTATTGGCAGACACCCTGTGCTACCCGCTGGGCGGCGGCCAACCGGGCGATATGGCAAGCCTGACGCTGGCGGATGGCAGCACACTGGCCATCAGCGATACCCGCCGCAACCGCGAAACCCGCGAGATCGCCCACATCACGGCAGCAGACGCCCCTCGGCTGGCAGCCGGCAGCGCCGTCACCCTGACGCTGGACTGGACTCGCCGCCATCGCCACATGCGCATCCATACCGCGCTACACCTGCTGTCTGTGGTGATCAAGGCCGGCGTCACCGGTGGCAATCTGACCGCCGAATCCGGCCGACTGGACTTCGACATCCCGGAGGGCATGGAGCTGGACAAAGATGCCATCGAAGCCGGCCTGAATGCGCTGGTGGCACAAGACCTGGCGCTATCCGTGCAGATGACCAGCGGCGCAGCGCTCAAGGCCCGGCCAGAGCTGATCAAGACCATGTCAGTGACCCCGCCGCTGGAGTTGCCGGAAATCCGCCTGATTGCCATCGATGGTGTCGATCTGCAGCCCTGTGGCGGCACCCATGTGCGCAGCACCGGCGAGATTGGCCGCCTGCTGGTGAAGAAAATCGAGAGCAAGGGCGCGCGCAACAAGCGGGTGGTGATTGCGCTGGCCGACTGAACAGGCTGCATCGACAATGCAAAAGGGGACCCGCAGGTCCCCTTTTGCATGCCTGGACAGCCGCCGACTCAGATATCGGCTTCCACCTCGTTGCCCTTGGCTTCCATCCAGCTACGACGGCTGGAAGCCTCACCCTTGCCCATCAGCATGACGAAGGTGGACAGGGTATGGGCCAGCTCGCCCGGACGCACCTGCACCCGCGACAAGCGCCGGGTATCGGGATTCATGGTGGTGTCCTTCAGTTGCTCCGGGTTCATCTCGCCCAGACCTTTGAAGCGCGAGATGCCCCAGCTGCCCTCACGCACCCCTTCACTACGCAGACGGTCGAGGATGGCATTCAGCTCACCCTCGTCCAGCGCGTAAATTTTGCGCGGCGGACGGTTCTTGCCCGAACCCGGCACGTCCACCCGGAACAGCGGCGGCTGGGCGATGTAGATATTGCCGTTTTCGATCAGCCGCGGGAAATGGCGGAAGA is from Aquitalea aquatilis and encodes:
- a CDS encoding pseudouridine synthase gives rise to the protein MTQAHNLETYTPPPDTGLAVIYADDCLVVVDKPSGLLSVPGRGEGKEDCLVSRVQQVYPDALTVHRLDMATSGLMVFGRGAAMQRALSIAFMDRKVKKRYIAVVDGIVESNSGTIDLPLIIDWPNRPRQKVDLVEGKQAITHYRVVLRDSLRQTSRMELDPQTGRAHQLRMHMLHLESGHPILGDDIYAPPEVLAKAERLLLHASRLVLRHPITREEMEFEAPVPF
- a CDS encoding alanyl-tRNA editing protein, which produces MPERFYLDPYQRQLETTVVRHDDAGLVLADTLCYPLGGGQPGDMASLTLADGSTLAISDTRRNRETREIAHITAADAPRLAAGSAVTLTLDWTRRHRHMRIHTALHLLSVVIKAGVTGGNLTAESGRLDFDIPEGMELDKDAIEAGLNALVAQDLALSVQMTSGAALKARPELIKTMSVTPPLELPEIRLIAIDGVDLQPCGGTHVRSTGEIGRLLVKKIESKGARNKRVVIALAD
- the queF gene encoding NADPH-dependent 7-cyano-7-deazaguanine reductase QueF (Catalyzes the NADPH-dependent reduction of 7-cyano-7-deazaguanine (preQ0) to 7-aminomethyl-7-deazaguanine (preQ1) in queuosine biosynthesis); its protein translation is MKPQAMSPEQSPLGKTVSYQDEYDASLLFPIPRKMKRDEIGVNEQALPFAGVDIWTGFELSWLNARGKPQVGIATFRIPADSPNLIESKSFKLYLNSYNQTRIASLAELQAQLALDLSNAAGRPVSVSVQLPQDFAAERIAELDGDYIDEQDIAVDNYAPCPDILHADSGNIVSETLCSNLLKSNCLVTGQPDWGSVQISYTGPQLEREALLRYLIGFRQHNEFHEQCVERIFTDILRACAPQQLTVYARYTRRGGLDINPWRSNGAEPPLHNTRTARQ